From the genome of Thermococcus celericrescens:
AACTCGAATGAAGGGGAGCACCGCCGGGTAGAGACGAAAGTTTAATAACCTTTTGAAACTAAATTTCTCGGGGGTGGTACCGTGGAAAACGGGAGTCCGGTCAAGATAGTGCTCTCGGAGATAAAGAATCCGATACTGATAGAGGGCTATCCCGGGATAGGCCTGGTGGGCCACATAGCTGCCAACTTCCTGGCCAGGGAGCTGGAAATGGAGATGATAGGCTACGTGGAGAGCCCGTTCATCCCACCCATGGCGCTGATCCTCGATGGAAAGCCAAACCCCCCTCTCAGGTTCTATGGAAAGGATAACATAATACTCGCCGTGGCGGACATCTACGTCCCACCCACCTTAGTGAGCGAGATAGCCCGGGAGCTCGTGAGGTACCTCAAGGACATGAGGGCCGACAAGATCGTATCCCTCGGCGGTATAGGTATAGGCCTCTTCAAGGAGAAGATGGACGTCTGGGGGGTCAGCGCACGGGAAGAGCTGAACAGGGAGCTTGAGAACCTGGGGGTGAAAATCCTCCAGTACGGTTCGATAATGGGAATGAGCGGGAAGCTCCTCTGGGAGGCAAGCAAGGAAAAACTCGACGCCTACGTCCTCCTGGGGGAGACCTTCGGGGACAGACCCGACCCGAGGGCCGCTGCAAACGTCATAGAGGTTCTGAAGAAGCTGACGCCGATAGAGGTCTCAACGGAGCCCCTGCTCAAGGAGGCGGAGATGATAGAGACCCAGCTGAGGAAAATGCACGAGCAGATGGAGCAGGCCAGGAGAAAGGCCGAGAAGCAGTACGAGAGCATCTACCTGTGAGGTGAGAGCATGGAGGCGATAACCCTGGCCGGAATCGCGAGACGGGTTCTCGATGAGCTTTTGAGGAGCCCGTACAAAACCCTTGAGATAAGGGGCGCGAGGAATGTTATCGCGCTCGAAAGGGCCCGCGAGCTCGGGAGGGTCTTCATCACCTACGAGACTTTCCAGGATGTCACTGTAGGCACCGAGGGGCTCCTCGCGGAGATACTCCGCCTGGAGAGCATGGAGCAGCGGATCCCCTGGGAGGAGAGCGACGAGAGGGAAGTGACCGTGTGCCGGGCGCAGGTGAGGCTCCTCGGCCTCGGCAGAATAGTCGAAGTGAGGAAGAGGAACACTGTGCTTGTGGTCAGGGTCAGGGAGATGCTGCCGCAGGAGATGGACATAGGTTAAAACAGGGTTTTCTGCCTGCCCTTTCCGAGCTTTTCCCTCTTCGGCGGCTGAACCTTTCTGAACTCAAGGCCTTCCTTTTCGAGGAGTCTCTTCGCGCCGGATGTCAGGGACGGTGCGACCAGTATTCCCCTAACACCCTCATGCTCCTTGCTCAGGCCTTCAACGTAGCGCTTAAGCTGGCTGACCGCATGCAGATCCGCCTTCCTGCGCTTCAGCTCAAGGACGACGAGGTTTCCGTTCTTATCGCGTCCGAGGATGTCAACTATGCCGTGGCCGATCTGCTTTTCCCTGAAAAGCGGCTTGAAGCCGGGCTCGATAAGCTCAGGGTTTCCGAATATCATCTCCGCCATCTCGGCCTCGCTGCCGGTGAGTGTCAGCTCCTCGTAGTCCTCGGCCTTGAACAGGGAGACGAGGTAAACCTCCTCAAGCTCGACCTCAAGTATCTCCTTCGGCTTCCTCCTCACGGAGCGAAGGATGATTATGCCATCGCGCTCCTCAACCGTCACGAAGCTCCCCGGCGGCTGCCAGTTAACGGGTTCCCTCTTCTTGCTCTGGTGGATGAGAAAGGCACCGTCGGGCTTGATTATTATCACCCTGTCGCCGGAACCGAGCTCGCTCTTCGCCCGGCCATCGTAGTGCACCTTGCAGCGGGCAAATATCGTCAGCATTGCCTCGGACGACAGGGCGGAATCGACTATCCTCAGGAGTTCCCCGCGAGGGGGATTCTGAACGGCCTCAACCTTTGACATGGAGTGAGGTAAAGAAGAGGGGTTAAAAAACTAACTCAGTCCTCGGCGCCCTTGTCGGTTATCCTAAAGATCGCCTCACCCTCGGGAAGGTGGGGGCTGTCTATGAGCCTGGCGACGCGCTTGCCGGCCTTGCCCTTCCTCAGGTAGATTCTCAGGGTCGCGCTGTGGGCGAGGATGTGGCCACCGACTGGCCTCGTCGGGTCGCCGAAGAAGGCATCCGGCTTCGCCTGCACCTGGTTGGTGACGAAGACCGCTATATCGTAGAGGTCTGCTATCCTGTGGAGGTCGGCGAGGTGCTTGGCCAGCTTCTGCTGCCTCTCGGCGAGGGTTCCCCTGCCGACGTACTCGCTCCTGAAGTGAGCCATGAGTGAATCAACGACAAGGAGCTTTACCGGCCTGTCCGTCTCGGCCTTCTCCTTGATTATCTCCTCGGCCCTCTCGACGAGGAGCATCTGGTGGTTGCTGTTGAACGCCCTCGCAACGTAGATGTTCTTGAGCGTCTCGTCTGGGTCGAGGCCCCTAGCCTCGGCTATCTGTCTTATTCTCTCCGGCCTGAAGGTGTTCTCGGTGTCTATCCAAACGACAGAGCCGTGGAGGCCTCCCTCCTCCTCGGGGAGCTGAACCATCACCGCGAGGGTGTGCGCCAGCTGGGTGTTGTGAAGGACGAGGCCGTTTGGAGCTATGAAGTTGTGGGTCTCGGGAACGACAAGGTCGTAAACCCAATCGTTGTAGTCAACGGTTTCAACGGACGAGACCTCGTGGAACTCGAGCTTTCTCGCGAGGGCTATGGTTTCGAGCGCAAGGGTGGCAACTTTCCTCAGCCTCTCGATTTCCTGGAGGAGTGCTGCGGTTACCTTTTCCCTCAACTCCGGCCTCTTTGGAAGGCCCCTCGTGCGGTAGTTGGAAACCTGCCTCTCAGTGAACCCGTATCTGATGAGGGAAGTCCAGGCAAAGGGCAAGCTGGGTTTTTCCCCGCCCAGGATGGCTTTTTCAGCCGCATCAAGCCCATCAAGGGCCTCTTTGAAATACCACTCTATGCGGGAGAGGG
Proteins encoded in this window:
- a CDS encoding proteasome assembly chaperone family protein, producing the protein MENGSPVKIVLSEIKNPILIEGYPGIGLVGHIAANFLARELEMEMIGYVESPFIPPMALILDGKPNPPLRFYGKDNIILAVADIYVPPTLVSEIARELVRYLKDMRADKIVSLGGIGIGLFKEKMDVWGVSAREELNRELENLGVKILQYGSIMGMSGKLLWEASKEKLDAYVLLGETFGDRPDPRAAANVIEVLKKLTPIEVSTEPLLKEAEMIETQLRKMHEQMEQARRKAEKQYESIYL
- a CDS encoding DUF473 domain-containing protein; translated protein: MEAITLAGIARRVLDELLRSPYKTLEIRGARNVIALERARELGRVFITYETFQDVTVGTEGLLAEILRLESMEQRIPWEESDEREVTVCRAQVRLLGLGRIVEVRKRNTVLVVRVREMLPQEMDIG
- the nucS gene encoding endonuclease NucS, whose protein sequence is MSKVEAVQNPPRGELLRIVDSALSSEAMLTIFARCKVHYDGRAKSELGSGDRVIIIKPDGAFLIHQSKKREPVNWQPPGSFVTVEERDGIIILRSVRRKPKEILEVELEEVYLVSLFKAEDYEELTLTGSEAEMAEMIFGNPELIEPGFKPLFREKQIGHGIVDILGRDKNGNLVVLELKRRKADLHAVSQLKRYVEGLSKEHEGVRGILVAPSLTSGAKRLLEKEGLEFRKVQPPKREKLGKGRQKTLF